The following coding sequences lie in one Arachis ipaensis cultivar K30076 chromosome B05, Araip1.1, whole genome shotgun sequence genomic window:
- the LOC110272221 gene encoding uncharacterized protein LOC110272221 isoform X3 — protein MKTRREREGGCSAVHYGRSWGQLKPPPLLGLAVLLSSLSASTIYFLRFISAVFDAKGADAILSFEKFCCNLPRPLLQIIYD, from the exons ATGAAGACACGACGCGAGAGAGAAGGAGGCTGTTCCGCCGTGCACTATGGTCGCTCCTGGGGTCAATTGAAGCCGCCGCCGCTGCTAGGGCTTGCCGTGCTCCTGTCCTCACTTTCGGCTTCTACGATTTACTTCCT GCGTTTCATCAGTGCCGTTTTCGACGCCAAGGGTGCGGATGCAATTCTCTCCTTTGAAAAGTTCTGCTGCAATCTCCCCAGACCTCTTCTTCAG ATCATATATGATTAA
- the LOC110272221 gene encoding uncharacterized protein LOC110272221 isoform X2 — protein sequence MKTRREREGGCSAVHYGRSWGQLKPPPLLGLAVLLSSLSASTIYFLRFISAVFDAKGADAILSFEKFCCNLPRPLLQNTRLS from the exons ATGAAGACACGACGCGAGAGAGAAGGAGGCTGTTCCGCCGTGCACTATGGTCGCTCCTGGGGTCAATTGAAGCCGCCGCCGCTGCTAGGGCTTGCCGTGCTCCTGTCCTCACTTTCGGCTTCTACGATTTACTTCCT GCGTTTCATCAGTGCCGTTTTCGACGCCAAGGGTGCGGATGCAATTCTCTCCTTTGAAAAGTTCTGCTGCAATCTCCCCAGACCTCTTCTTCAG AACACTAGGTTgagttaa
- the LOC110272221 gene encoding uncharacterized protein LOC110272221 isoform X5: MERKDEDTTRERRRLFRRALWSLLGSIEAAAAARACRAPVLTFGFYDLLPGADAILSFEKFCCNLPRPLLQIIYD; encoded by the exons ATGGAGAGAAAGGATGAAGACACGACGCGAGAGAGAAGGAGGCTGTTCCGCCGTGCACTATGGTCGCTCCTGGGGTCAATTGAAGCCGCCGCCGCTGCTAGGGCTTGCCGTGCTCCTGTCCTCACTTTCGGCTTCTACGATTTACTTCCT GGTGCGGATGCAATTCTCTCCTTTGAAAAGTTCTGCTGCAATCTCCCCAGACCTCTTCTTCAG ATCATATATGATTAA
- the LOC110272221 gene encoding uncharacterized protein LOC110272221 isoform X1, with translation MKTRREREGGCSAVHYGRSWGQLKPPPLLGLAVLLSSLSASTIYFLVRMQFSPLKSSAAISPDLFFRVNSSIRMALHGCYCHHIKLTNHRRTPNSFSFSSYISNPKFPKNKRGQRDSSENDAYPRFLVVMRQTELPASN, from the exons ATGAAGACACGACGCGAGAGAGAAGGAGGCTGTTCCGCCGTGCACTATGGTCGCTCCTGGGGTCAATTGAAGCCGCCGCCGCTGCTAGGGCTTGCCGTGCTCCTGTCCTCACTTTCGGCTTCTACGATTTACTTCCT GGTGCGGATGCAATTCTCTCCTTTGAAAAGTTCTGCTGCAATCTCCCCAGACCTCTTCTTCAG GGTTAATTCATCAATAAGAATGGCTTTGCATGGTTGCTATTGTCACCATATAAAGTTGACAAATCATAGAAGAACACCAAACTCCTTCAGCTTCTCATCCTATATTTCGAATCCCAAGTTTCCAAAGAATAAAAGGGGACAGCGTGATTCATCAGAGAATGATGCATATCCCAGGTTCCTGGTTGTAATGCGTCAGACAGAATTGCCTGCATCAAATTAA
- the LOC110272221 gene encoding uncharacterized protein LOC110272221 isoform X4, with amino-acid sequence MKTRREREGGCSAVHYGRSWGQLKPPPLLGLAVLLSSLSASTIYFLRFISAVFDAKGADAILSFEKFCCNLPRPLLQG; translated from the exons ATGAAGACACGACGCGAGAGAGAAGGAGGCTGTTCCGCCGTGCACTATGGTCGCTCCTGGGGTCAATTGAAGCCGCCGCCGCTGCTAGGGCTTGCCGTGCTCCTGTCCTCACTTTCGGCTTCTACGATTTACTTCCT GCGTTTCATCAGTGCCGTTTTCGACGCCAAGGGTGCGGATGCAATTCTCTCCTTTGAAAAGTTCTGCTGCAATCTCCCCAGACCTCTTCTTCAG GGTTAA